In the Arachis ipaensis cultivar K30076 chromosome B10, Araip1.1, whole genome shotgun sequence genome, one interval contains:
- the LOC107621127 gene encoding neural Wiskott-Aldrich syndrome protein-like has product MYHQVSHGPSLGQGGSHPPPPPPPNAYQQQQPPHHHHHNRNPPPPPPQFQQGGPIPVPQGHHMYLHGHGPPNAPSTSSVNLPFQAPPGMVQSAGQYGNSMAAQTFTSVGQNLGAQSHHILPSPPPVPPSRALPPPPPLPASSQGEILCKPPFGLPPPPPAGYVGNYQVPPVAPPLPPLPSSPPPILPPAPPMTSTSGEVSGTELKAVDSVEKGVASYPSGIAPICNYDPNGESGSCREFAASADRNELLSNKSGNLDPPPPPPSEEKTVQKIEALCQLIAENGPDIEDKIRQEEFQNPEYQFLFGGDQTEAAISHTYFLWMKKKYNLEDRWLEKKAESQLRPLSVDSTGPLYHLHVATENADSDMEMEGQFALL; this is encoded by the coding sequence atgTATCATCAAGTGAGCCATGGCCCTTCTTTAGGACAAGGTGGTTCTCACCCTCCTCCGCCACCTCCGCCGAATGCTTATCAACAGCAACAACCTccgcatcatcatcatcataatcgcAATCCTCCACCTCCACCACCACAGTTTCAGCAGGGTGGTCCTATTCCGGTTCCACAAGGTCATCATATGTACCTACATGGTCATGGACCACCCAATGCACCTTCCACTAGTTCTGTGAATCTTCCCTTTCAAGCTCCACCTGGAATGGTGCAAAGTGCAGGGCAGTATGGGAACAGCATGGCGGCACAAACATTTACTAGCGTTGGACAGAATTTAGGGGCTCAGAGTCATCACATTCTGCCATCTCCTCCTCCTGTGCCACCATCTAGAGCACTACCACCTCCGCCGCCGCTGCCTGCATCTTCCCAGGGGGAAATTTTGTGTAAACCTCCTTTTGGTCTGCCTCCACCACCCCCTGCTGGATATGTTGGGAATTATCAAGTTCCTCCTGTTGCTCCCCCACTGCCGCCACTGCCATCCTCTCCACCGCCTATTCTGCCCCCTGCCCCTCCTATGACTTCCACCTCTGGCGAGGTTTCTGGCACTGAGTTGAAGGCTGTGGATTCGGTTGAAAAAGGTGTGGCTTCCTATCCATCTGGTATTGCACCTATATGCAATTATGATCCTAATGGGGAGAGTGGAAGTTGCAGAGAGTTTGCTGCTTCTGCTGATAGAAATGAACTATTGTCAAATAAAAGTGGAAATTTGGATCCTCCCCCACCTCCGCCATCAGAAGAAAAAACTGTTCAGAAGATTGAAGCTTTATGTCAGCTTATTGCTGAGAATGGTCCTGATATTGAAGACAAGATTCGTCAAGAGGAGTTTCAGAATCCTGAGTATCAGTTTTTGTTTGGTGGTGACCAAACTGAAGCTGCAATCTCCCACACGTATTTCCTCTGGATGAAGAAGAAATACAATTTGGAAGATAGATGGCTTGAGAAGAAAGCTGAATCACAGTTAAGACCTCTATCAGTAGACTCTACAGGGCCACTGTATCATCTGCATGTTGCAACCGAAAATGCTGATTCTGACATGGAGATGGAAGGTCAGTTTGCTTTGTTGTGA
- the LOC107622644 gene encoding serine/arginine repetitive matrix protein 2 (The sequence of the model RefSeq protein was modified relative to this genomic sequence to represent the inferred CDS: added 42 bases not found in genome assembly): MNEYTHQLQNSTENDPSNDILASDASTRGSMGIGNQHEGPGNISNFEQMKSAISVTKVHSPVNGSSEVAKVPLGTGFEKSAAPLAEGFIRNGTSDLVEAIDADRDSGQLIRSGSPIKLLQDYASDDTSGNEDEISAGAGSGVSIAHKDSRSRLETDIGSKSPSGTQKGFGQLSETTLDNLVQTSKEPIEDYHENQVSVAASYETIAVKDKLGSKSNNAEPEDERKSSKLEKNILKVDKFGRHPKEAPTDSDSESDDSHYRQTKRGSKRGRGRSHSRSPEHRSRSRSRRRRKSPRRRRDRRSRSRSRSPRYRRSRSRSPILRRTGDFGGENVKRDRGQCFGFVRGKCHRGASCRFSHHESDKNVSLRRHRNKYDQEVHSHAKHVSDGIRSQGVDQKQETNEKENSVRYANLPNTSGIDSQSVRNDPIKSESFRETVLEMKESLVGFLPEVLSGDDASKPCDGTNEDGVHAEDNSFVHKIQPNVPVGITEHPSYSSSIQTLPYMLPPTQPLSAPGSVGPSPSSRRPLLHSSSSVELPPHAYQLPPPPVVSHAQGENAVNLPQISRDYGVTQKNTLFPFQPTTRDKFEPSPALIHMQSPHFSVPLPPNYPWTSLPLPPPPPLPSQVAHNPSISSGVSTSYVSSEFNQTQLHSRGDFVSLTSGKPGLPSHSQSSEFQDHAYPANQLLSGPNVSGEDHYKQLPMQDSNLSSSGGSHRLQNQYSWQSDAIRIQPSVGANLPPEDHFKTSSHTLASSQKQQPVHSFQYSASEGNLGVPGETVTLSRYPPDVLDSNHSTSLPTFVGSGIPAHCNPYASTFEQPLTSKLSSTIFRQESDVIHGDNNSGLNPISINREGAVGVEPKSSRANQYDPLFDSIEPPLSSLKKFDFEKQEVTGESNVSLRPKSSNMPLDAEEQNKHEEVGAVASTTSQNNDEYGETADAEVDDVENESLSNHVDVANMTPGEVEINQTKSPGKRKKSKDSRSMKLFKVSIANFVKEVLKPSWRQGNMSKVAFKTIVKKTVDKVSGAMKGHRMPKSQAKISQYIDSSQRKLTKLVMGYVDKYVKS; this comes from the exons ATGAATGAGTATACACATCAGCTGCAGAATTCAACAGAGAACGATCCCTCCAACGACATCTTAGCCAGTGATGCATCAACACGTGGATCCATGGGAATCGGCAACCAACATGAAG GACCTGGGAATATCTCCAATTTTGAGCAAATGAAATCTGCAATATCAGTTACCAAGGTTCATAGTCCTGTGAATGGATCAAGTGAAGTGGCTAAAGTCCCCCTTGGCACAGGTTTTGAGAAATCTGCAGCTCCTCTAGCAGAAGGTTTTATTCGAAATGGGACTTCTGATCTTGTGGAAGCCATTGATGCTGATAGAGATTCTGGACAACTTATAAGGAGTGGCAGCCCAATAAAGCTACTTCAAGATTATGCTTCTGATGATACTTCAGGTAATGAAGATGAAATATCAGCAGGAGCTGGCAGTGGTGTTTCAATTGCGCATAAAGATTCCAGGAGTCGCTTAGAGACTGATATTGGATCCAAGAGTCCCTCCGGTACACAAAAGGGGTTTGGACAGCTCTCTGAAACAACTCTGGATAATTTAGTACAAACATCTAAGGAACCCATTGAAGATTACCATGAAAATCAGGTGTCTGTTGCTGCTTCCTATGAAACCATCGCAGTGAAAGATAAGTTAGGTAGTAAAAGTAACAATGCTGA CTTGAAGGTAGATAAATTTGGAAGGCATCCCAAAGAAGCTCCTACAGATAGTGACTCCGAGTCTGATGATTCTCACTATCGTCAGACTAAGAGGGGAAGCAAAAGAGGCAGAGGGAGGAGTCACAGCAGATCTCCTGAACACAGAAGTCGGAGTAGGAGTAGGAGGAGGAGAAAGAGTCCCCGGAGGAGAAGGGATAGAAGAAGCCGATCTCGAAG CCGGTCTCCACGATATCGTAGAAGCAGGAGTAGGTCTCCAATCTTAAGACGTACAGGGGACTTTGGTGGTGAGAATGTGAAAAGGGACAGGGGCCAATGCTTTGGCTTCGTTCGGGGGAAGTGCCATCGTGGAGCATCTTGTAGGTTCTCTCACCATGAATCTGACAAGAATGTTAGTTTGAGGCGCCATAGGAATAAATATGACCAAGAAGTCCATTCTCATGCAAAACATGTTAGTGATGGTATAAGAAGTCAGGGTGTGGATCAAAAGCAGGAgacaaatgaaaaagaaaattctgTTAGGTATGCAAATCTGCCTAATACTTCTGGTATTGACAGTCAATCAGTAAGGAATGATCCAATTAAATCTGAAAGTTTCAGAGAGACTGTTCTTGAAATGAAGGAAAGTTTGGTTGGTTTTCTTCCTGAAGTTTTAAGTGGTGATGATGCCTCTAAACCATGTGATGGCACAAATGAAGATGGTGTTCATGCAGAAGATAATTCATTTGTTCACAAGATACAACCCAATGTTCCTGTTGGAATTACAGAGCATCCTAGTTACTCATCTAGTATCCAAACTTTACCATATATGTTACCACCAACTCAGCCATTGTCTGCCCCTGGCTCTGTTGGTCCATCACCTTCATCAAGACGGCCTTTATTACATAGTAGTTCCTCGGTGGAATTACCACCTCATGCTTACCAGTTGCCTCCCCCACCTGTTGTTTCACATGCACAGGGTGAGAATGCTGTGAATTTGCCACAAATTTCAAGGGACTATGGTGTAACACAAAAAAATACATTATTCCCTTTTCAGCCCACTACTAGAGATAAATTTGAACCTTCCCCAGCTCTGATTCACATGCAGAGTCCTCACTTCAGTGTACCACTACCACCTAATTACCCTTGGACATCATTGCCGctaccaccacctcctcctctcCCTTCACAAGTTGCACATAATCCCAGTATAAGTTCCGGAGTTTCAACATCATATGTCTCTTCAGAATTTAATCAAACTCAATTGCATTCAAGAGGGGACTTTGTTTCTCTGACTTCTGGTAAGCCTGGATTGCCTTCTCATTCTCAGAGTTCTGAGTTTCAGGATCATGCCTACCCAGCAAATCAATTGCTTTCAGGTCCAAATGTTAGTGGAGAAGACCATTATAAGCAATTACCCATGCAAGATTCAAACCTTTCAAGCTCTGGTGGTTCACATCGTCTACAAAACCAATATTCCTGGCAGTCAGATGCTATCAGAATACAGCCTTCTGTTGGTGCGAATTTACCTCCAGAAGATCATTTCAAGACATCTTCCCACACACTTGCATCATCACAGAAGCAACAACCAGTGCATAGTTTTCAATATTCTGCATCTGAGGGTAATTTGGGTGTGCCTGGAGAAACTGTTACCTTATCTAGATATCCACCGGATGTTCTCGATAGCAATCATTCAACTTCTCTTCCAACTTTTGTGGGGTCAGGAATTCCTGCTCACTGTAATCCTTATGCTTCAACCTTTGAGCAGCCGCTTACTTCCAAACTCAGTTCAACTATTTTTAGACAAGAAAGTGATGTAATCCATGGAGACAATAATTCTGGGTTGAACCCTATTTCTATAAATAGGGAAGGCGCCGTTGGTGTTGAACCAAAGTCTTCTAGAGCTAATCAGTATGATCCTCTGTTTGACAGCATTGAACCACCATTGTCTTCTCTcaagaaatttgattttgaaaaacagGAAGTTACAGGTGAATCCAATGTCAGCCTAAGGCCCAAAAGTTCTAATATGCCGTTGGATGCGGAAGAGCAAAATAAGCATGAGGAGGTTGGAGCTGTTGCCTCTACCACTTCTCAAAATAATGATGAATATGGTGAGACTGCAGATGCAGAGGTGGATGATGTTGAAAATGAGAGCCTAAGTAATCATGTGGATGTTGCAAACATGACTCCAGGGGAGGTCGAGATTAATCAGACTAAGTCTCcagggaagagaaagaagagcAAGGATTCTAGATCAATGAAGTTGTTCAAAGTTTCCATTGCAAATTTTGTTAAGGAGGTTTTGAAACCGTCATGGCGGCAGGGAAATATGAGTAAAGTTGCATTCAAAACAATTGTGAAAAAAACTGTTGACAAGGTGTCAGGAGCCATGAAAGGCCATCGTATGCCCAAGTCCCAAGCAAAGATAAGCCAATACATTGACTCATCACAGCGAAAGTTGACTaaacttgtgatg GGTTATGTTGACAAGTATGTCAAGTCATAA